The Pleurodeles waltl isolate 20211129_DDA chromosome 6, aPleWal1.hap1.20221129, whole genome shotgun sequence genome has a segment encoding these proteins:
- the LOC138300761 gene encoding endogenous retrovirus group PABLB member 1 Env polyprotein-like, which translates to MLFSILMFFIGYILFCFNVILAPTTSSTPPPSTVSPHSFQLLPKHESARRLEFINNSFIQLLHQHQLVINTTNCWVCGLMPHTADKGIPYLILPFSHNGSVWAFRTIFIYAHYPLRFAEDNPKKDALVKGIIDMMKDNIFYETIPRDETMAYIGWNMTGYEATMSEKQQAKISSLIWVVPHQGHLCLQGTGKNPRAQLGESVCTETYVFASQTSPPLLAAKGTYFICHDRAFTWLPPDFSGTCLVSFLLPPTYTAAAYYHKTRIVRGVFSEEDTAGQEFGDFVKGFLPFWGQISNSRSIRQLIRVVESTVAETAGALGNLTAELQLDRLMTLQNRVALDVILADRGGVCTLIQSSCCVFVPDNAPTVYQAISKLHRISESIHLDKGDWSLMGWFWELISAWGWKILMVIGMILAILFLFCLCLQCAPAICGFCVTSCIRKPAPRDELNTRMMLQQHLNDFRNIDLDSD; encoded by the coding sequence atgttatttagtatacttatgttttttataggatatattttattctgttttaacgtgatattggcacccactacctcgtctacacctcctccttccactgtttccccacattcttttcaactcctccctaaacatgaatctgctaggagactagagttcattaataactccttcatccagcttttgcaccaacaccaactagtgataaatacaactaactgttgggtgtgtggccttatgcctcacacagcagataaaggtatcccttatctgatcctgcctttcagccacaatggttccgtgtgggcattcagaacgatattcatctatgcacactaccccctacgttttgcggaagacaaccctaagaaagatgctttagttaaaggtatcatagacatgatgaaggacaatatcttctacgagactatccccagagatgagacaatggcatatataggatggaacatgaccggatatgaagccacaatgagtgagaaacagcaagctaagatatcttccctgatttgggttgtaccccatcagggtcacctgtgtctgcaaggtactggcaagaatcccagagctcagctaggggaaagcgtctgcactgagacatatgtcttcgcatctcagacctcccctccgctcttggcagctaagggtacctatttcatctgccatgatagagcctttacatggttgccccctgacttttcgggcacatgcttagtttcgttcctgttgccccctacctacacagcagcggcatattaccacaagacaaggatagttagaggcgtcttcagtgaagaagacactgcaggacaagaatttggggacttcgtaaagggttttctgccgttctggggacaaataagtaacagcaggagcataaggcaattgataagagtggttgaatccaccgtggctgaaaccgctggtgcccttggtaacttgactgctgagctccagttggatcgtcttatgacccttcagaacagggtcgcattagatgtcatacttgcagaccggggtggagtatgtacattgatccaatcgagttgctgtgtttttgtcccagataacgctccaacagtataccaggccatctccaaactgcatagaatttccgaatctattcatttagataaaggagattggtcattaatgggatggttctgggaactgatatcagcatggggatggaagattctgatggtcattgggatgatcttggccattcttttcctgttctgtctatgcttgcagtgtgctcctgcgatatgtggtttctgtgttacatcatgcataaggaaacctgcaccaagagacgagctaaatactaggatgatgttacagcaacatctcaacgactttagaaacatagacctggactcagattag